In Acidobacteriota bacterium, the following proteins share a genomic window:
- a CDS encoding pyridoxamine 5'-phosphate oxidase family protein, whose product MNAPCPAETLDRFLASREVLTLATASERGPWCAAVYYVHRRNRFYFFSGEASRHVTEALPGGARCAASVSAGGGADWREIRGAQMEGAVTRVGPGREWFGAVARFLLKFPFAKAFLKDPDIRAFRRRAGRDVHLYRFEAGRVVFTDNREGFGSAARREFRPAPDGTLSECGSETSSGRFKRKEIEVKGLSQRRQDAKK is encoded by the coding sequence ATGAACGCCCCCTGCCCCGCCGAGACCCTCGACCGCTTCCTGGCTTCCCGGGAGGTCCTCACCCTCGCCACGGCCTCGGAACGCGGGCCCTGGTGCGCCGCGGTCTACTACGTCCACCGGCGAAACCGCTTCTATTTTTTCTCCGGCGAAGCCTCCCGGCACGTCACGGAGGCCCTGCCGGGCGGGGCCCGGTGCGCCGCGTCCGTCTCGGCCGGCGGCGGGGCCGACTGGCGGGAGATCCGCGGGGCCCAGATGGAAGGCGCCGTGACCCGGGTCGGCCCCGGGCGGGAGTGGTTCGGGGCGGTGGCGCGCTTTCTCCTGAAGTTCCCCTTCGCGAAAGCCTTCCTCAAGGACCCCGACATCCGCGCCTTCCGGCGACGGGCCGGGCGGGACGTCCACCTCTACCGCTTCGAGGCCGGCCGCGTGGTCTTCACCGACAACCGGGAAGGCTTCGGGAGCGCCGCCCGCCGCGAGTTCCGCCCCGCCCCCGACGGCACCCTGTCGGAGTGCGGCAGCGAGACCTCGAGCGGCCGGTTTAAACGGAAAGAAATCGAAGTGAAGGGTCTCTCGCAAAGACGCCAAGACGCCAAGAAATAA
- a CDS encoding pyridoxal phosphate-dependent aminotransferase, with amino-acid sequence MSISRMASALAESPTLKLNARAKQLKDKGEPIIHLGAGEPKSKVPPDAVRAATEHLATGEVRYTASGGTPELKRAVVGYTERWYGRKVEPANVLISGGAKQALSNALTTLVNPGDEVIILAPYWVSYPEMVRMVYANPVIVPPTEGRFYPDAADVENAVTGATKAILLNSPNNPSGAVHPPEFIEALVDLCERKGVYLIMDDIYHQLIFDGAAFVPAWRYARQGVEDGRIIVVNGVSKLYAMTGFRIGWTVAPKALVKIMDNVQSQTTSCPSALSQTAALGALTGSQDCVTALRTDLEANRDIIVRELRKIPGINVTPPGGTFYCFPDFRAVCPDSMKLGEFLLDKVKVVTVPGKEFGLEGFIRLSYCGSARDVVEGVARIRWAVDPDAPPETEIGGHRFVRDWDPAGLRG; translated from the coding sequence ATGAGCATCAGTCGCATGGCCTCCGCCCTGGCGGAATCCCCCACCCTCAAGCTGAACGCCAGGGCGAAGCAACTCAAGGACAAAGGGGAACCGATCATCCACCTCGGCGCGGGGGAACCCAAGAGCAAGGTCCCTCCCGACGCCGTCCGGGCCGCCACCGAGCACCTGGCCACCGGCGAGGTCCGGTACACCGCCTCCGGCGGCACGCCCGAGCTCAAGCGGGCCGTCGTGGGCTACACCGAACGGTGGTACGGGCGGAAGGTGGAGCCCGCCAACGTCCTGATCTCCGGCGGCGCCAAGCAGGCGCTCTCCAACGCGCTGACCACGCTGGTCAACCCCGGCGACGAGGTGATCATCCTCGCCCCTTACTGGGTGAGCTACCCCGAGATGGTCCGCATGGTCTACGCCAACCCCGTCATCGTCCCGCCGACGGAGGGCCGGTTCTACCCCGACGCCGCTGACGTGGAGAACGCCGTGACGGGCGCCACCAAGGCCATCCTCCTCAACAGCCCCAACAACCCGTCCGGGGCCGTCCACCCGCCGGAATTCATCGAGGCGCTGGTGGACCTGTGCGAACGCAAGGGCGTCTACCTGATCATGGACGACATCTACCACCAGCTCATCTTCGACGGGGCCGCCTTCGTCCCGGCGTGGCGTTACGCCCGGCAGGGGGTCGAGGACGGGCGCATCATCGTCGTCAACGGCGTCTCCAAGCTCTACGCCATGACGGGTTTCCGGATCGGCTGGACCGTGGCGCCGAAGGCCCTCGTCAAGATCATGGACAACGTCCAGTCCCAGACCACCTCCTGCCCGTCGGCGCTCTCGCAGACCGCCGCCCTCGGCGCCCTCACCGGTTCCCAGGACTGCGTGACGGCATTGCGCACCGACCTCGAGGCCAACCGGGACATCATCGTCCGTGAACTGCGCAAGATCCCCGGCATCAACGTCACCCCGCCGGGGGGGACCTTCTACTGTTTCCCCGATTTCCGGGCCGTTTGTCCCGACTCCATGAAGCTGGGCGAGTTCCTCCTGGACAAGGTCAAGGTCGTCACCGTCCCCGGGAAGGAGTTCGGGCTGGAGGGGTTCATCCGCCTGAGCTACTGCGGTTCCGCCCGCGACGTGGTGGAGGGCGTGGCCCGGATCCGGTGGGCCGTCGACCCCGACGCCCCCCCGGAGACCGAGATCGGCGGGCACCGCTTCGTCCGGGACTGGGACCCGGCCGGCCTGCGCGGGTAA
- a CDS encoding ABC transporter ATP-binding protein gives MKPLRRMFPYMRPYVHRVVVSMVLLAIVGAVEGVIMLLLKPIFDDVLGTSLVPAEVAKKYAFLYNFFGLSGPDIFLKIAAALLALTLIKCVCIYFANYFTVYTGQRIVQAVRNDLFGHIMSQSAAFFGKRETGMLISRVVNDVDRVQDVMSRTLADFVRQMLTLVAFMFLIFYIDPLLSTLSLIIIPVLSLLINRIGKRMKKLSWHSQELLGRMSSIMQEDYSGYRVVQAFGMENYEVNRFRKATLELLRFNLRVGRIISANPAIMEMIGGLIFIPFLVYAYFNIRSGAMTTGLFAVFLTSLIRMYDPIRRLSRMHLEFQQTAASVDRILEVMDTREEIVSAPGAPDLPPVREGVEFRGVSFRYGDGDRVLREIDLKVKRGEVVALVGSSGAGKSTLVNLIPRFYDVTEGAILVDGHDIREVNLASLRSRIAVVTQETFLFNDTVRNNIRYGAGECSEGQVVAAAEAALAHEFILRLPDGYDTVIGERGARLSGGERQRLAIARAILRDAPLLILDEATSSLDSESEALVQRALSNLIRNRTTFVIAHRLSTVRNADRILVLDGGRIVESGTHDELLAYGEVYRKLHQIQFAGQ, from the coding sequence ATGAAACCCCTCCGACGCATGTTCCCCTACATGCGCCCCTACGTCCACCGGGTGGTCGTCTCCATGGTCCTCCTGGCCATCGTCGGGGCGGTGGAGGGGGTCATCATGCTCCTTCTCAAGCCCATCTTCGACGACGTGCTGGGGACCTCCCTCGTCCCCGCCGAGGTGGCGAAGAAGTACGCCTTCCTGTACAACTTCTTCGGCCTCAGCGGGCCCGACATCTTCCTCAAGATCGCCGCGGCCCTCCTGGCACTCACCCTCATCAAGTGCGTCTGCATCTACTTCGCCAACTACTTCACCGTCTACACCGGGCAGCGCATTGTCCAGGCCGTGCGCAACGACCTTTTCGGACACATCATGTCCCAGTCGGCGGCCTTCTTCGGCAAACGGGAGACCGGCATGCTCATCAGCCGGGTCGTCAACGACGTGGACCGGGTCCAGGACGTCATGTCCCGGACCCTGGCGGACTTCGTCCGGCAGATGCTCACCCTCGTCGCCTTCATGTTCCTGATCTTCTACATCGACCCCCTCCTCTCCACCCTCTCCCTGATCATCATCCCGGTCCTCTCCCTGCTCATCAACCGGATCGGGAAGCGCATGAAGAAGCTGAGCTGGCACTCCCAGGAACTGCTGGGGCGCATGAGTTCCATCATGCAGGAGGACTACTCCGGGTACCGGGTGGTGCAGGCCTTCGGGATGGAGAATTACGAGGTCAACCGCTTCCGGAAGGCCACCCTCGAGCTGCTCCGGTTCAACCTCCGGGTGGGGCGGATCATCTCGGCGAACCCCGCCATCATGGAGATGATCGGCGGGCTCATCTTCATCCCCTTCCTGGTCTACGCCTACTTCAACATCCGCTCCGGGGCCATGACCACGGGTCTCTTCGCCGTGTTCCTCACCTCCCTGATCCGGATGTACGACCCCATCCGCCGCCTCTCCCGCATGCACCTGGAGTTCCAGCAGACCGCCGCCTCCGTGGACCGGATCCTCGAGGTCATGGACACGCGGGAGGAGATCGTCTCCGCCCCCGGCGCGCCCGACCTGCCGCCGGTCCGCGAGGGGGTGGAGTTCCGCGGCGTCTCCTTCCGCTACGGCGACGGCGACCGGGTCCTGCGGGAGATCGACCTGAAGGTGAAACGGGGCGAGGTGGTGGCGCTGGTGGGCAGTTCCGGCGCCGGCAAGAGCACGCTGGTGAACCTGATCCCGCGCTTTTACGACGTGACGGAAGGGGCGATCCTCGTCGACGGTCACGACATCCGGGAGGTGAACCTCGCCTCCCTCCGCTCGCGGATCGCCGTGGTGACCCAGGAGACCTTCCTCTTCAACGACACGGTCCGCAACAACATCCGCTACGGCGCCGGGGAGTGCTCCGAGGGGCAGGTCGTCGCGGCGGCTGAAGCGGCACTGGCCCATGAGTTCATCCTGCGCCTGCCGGACGGCTACGACACCGTCATCGGCGAACGGGGCGCCCGGCTCTCCGGCGGCGAGCGCCAGCGGCTGGCCATCGCCCGGGCCATCCTCCGGGACGCCCCCCTCCTCATCCTGGACGAGGCCACCTCCTCCCTGGACAGCGAGTCCGAGGCCCTGGTGCAGCGGGCCCTGTCCAACCTCATCCGCAACCGGACCACCTTCGTCATCGCCCACCGGCTCTCCACCGTCCGCAACGCCGACCGCATCCTGGTGCTGGACGGCGGCCGGATCGTGGAGTCGGGGACCCACGACGAGCTGCTGGCTTACGGCGAGGTTTACCGTAAGCTCCACCAGATCCAGTTCGCCGGGCAATGA
- a CDS encoding nucleotidyltransferase domain-containing protein yields the protein MDLQQIGAQLRPVFESGKAREAIVFGSLARGTADRRSDLDLLVVDDEPLPYLRRLDKYYDAIVTLLHVPLDSRGKLWTP from the coding sequence ATGGACTTGCAGCAGATCGGCGCCCAACTCCGTCCCGTCTTCGAGTCCGGCAAGGCCCGGGAGGCCATCGTGTTCGGTTCCCTCGCCCGGGGAACGGCTGACCGCCGCTCCGACCTCGACCTCCTCGTGGTGGACGACGAGCCCCTCCCGTATCTCCGTCGGCTGGACAAGTACTACGATGCCATCGTCACCCTCCTGCACGTCCCGTTGGACTCTCGTGGGAAGCTGTGGACTCCTTGA
- a CDS encoding peptidylprolyl isomerase, producing MLNFIRKKRDKFKWVLWIVIAGLAVSMLIFFVPSPSGAGEGEELRYLVKIGSKEVTLDEYRVAVNIRMIEQPNLQKMPNIRRNKMFINDMLRRIILEQVEQDEAARLGLSVTDDEIRTFIGKRFSDDKGQFNFDNYQKTLNNYGIVPEQFEDHVRRLLVSTKYRDFVSAPAAVSDEEVREEFVNENDKAKIRYVMFRNTDYYKQAVVTDDQVRKYYEANKDKYKIGETRTVQYLFFDAIKAAAPLQMAITDKEVSDRVKANRDKYAPRVHAAHILIKIDDKASDADKEAARKKADEVLAKAKAPGADFAALAMEHSQDEGSGKMGGDLNYFTRETMVKEFSDAAFALKNGEISGLVKTNFGWHIIKMLESDDSKYYNIQARQDIAREKAFEQLHKPALRAMEKIRGGAAMEAVAKEFGAEVRTSKPFNKEHMDYTLGNPEGFLEEMFKLKVNELGTLARAHNGYLVARLTSIIPEHIMPMDMVKNTITEAVRDEESHKLAAAAVRQFLADVKAAGNDFEKVAGDRKLTVTTTELFSRSGQIDRELAECKELKVEAFRLKPGDFGGPVKYQYREIGYQVLERVQPDMTKLPAEKESLRTRLLYGKKLEIYSAIMQNIYKEYKKDGRIKINEKLVEMMSGEQQE from the coding sequence ATGCTTAACTTCATCAGGAAAAAACGAGACAAGTTCAAGTGGGTGCTCTGGATCGTCATCGCCGGCCTCGCCGTCAGCATGCTGATCTTCTTCGTTCCCTCCCCCTCCGGGGCGGGCGAGGGCGAAGAACTCCGGTACCTCGTCAAGATCGGCAGCAAGGAAGTCACCCTGGACGAGTACCGTGTGGCCGTCAACATCCGGATGATCGAGCAGCCGAACCTGCAGAAGATGCCCAACATCCGCCGGAACAAGATGTTCATCAACGACATGCTTCGGCGCATCATCCTCGAGCAGGTCGAGCAGGACGAGGCCGCCCGCCTGGGCCTGTCGGTCACCGACGACGAGATCCGGACCTTCATCGGGAAGCGCTTCTCCGACGACAAGGGCCAGTTCAACTTCGACAACTACCAGAAGACCCTCAACAACTACGGGATCGTGCCGGAGCAGTTCGAGGACCACGTGCGGCGCCTCCTCGTCTCGACCAAGTACCGGGACTTCGTGAGCGCGCCAGCCGCGGTCTCCGACGAGGAGGTCCGCGAGGAGTTCGTCAACGAGAACGACAAGGCCAAGATCCGCTACGTGATGTTCCGGAACACGGACTACTACAAGCAGGCGGTGGTTACCGACGACCAGGTCCGGAAGTACTACGAGGCCAACAAGGACAAGTACAAGATCGGCGAGACCCGCACGGTCCAGTACCTGTTCTTCGACGCCATCAAGGCCGCCGCCCCTCTTCAGATGGCCATCACGGACAAGGAGGTCTCGGATCGGGTGAAGGCCAACCGCGACAAGTACGCGCCCCGCGTTCACGCCGCCCACATCCTGATCAAGATCGACGACAAGGCCTCCGACGCCGACAAGGAAGCCGCCCGGAAGAAGGCCGACGAGGTCCTGGCCAAGGCCAAGGCGCCCGGGGCCGACTTCGCCGCCCTGGCCATGGAGCACTCCCAGGACGAGGGTTCGGGCAAGATGGGGGGCGACCTCAACTACTTCACCCGCGAGACCATGGTGAAGGAGTTCTCCGACGCGGCCTTCGCCCTCAAGAACGGGGAGATTTCCGGCCTGGTGAAGACCAACTTCGGCTGGCACATCATCAAGATGCTCGAGTCGGACGACAGCAAGTACTACAACATCCAGGCCCGCCAGGACATCGCCCGGGAGAAGGCCTTCGAGCAACTCCACAAGCCGGCCCTTCGGGCCATGGAGAAGATCCGCGGCGGGGCGGCCATGGAGGCTGTGGCCAAGGAGTTCGGCGCCGAGGTGCGGACGTCCAAGCCCTTCAACAAGGAGCACATGGACTACACTCTCGGGAACCCCGAGGGTTTCCTGGAGGAGATGTTCAAGTTGAAGGTGAACGAACTGGGGACCCTGGCCCGCGCGCACAACGGCTACCTCGTGGCCCGGCTGACCAGCATCATCCCCGAGCACATCATGCCGATGGACATGGTGAAGAACACCATCACCGAGGCGGTCCGCGACGAGGAGAGCCACAAGCTGGCCGCCGCCGCCGTCCGGCAGTTCCTCGCCGACGTCAAGGCCGCCGGCAACGACTTCGAGAAGGTGGCCGGCGACCGCAAGCTGACGGTGACCACCACCGAACTGTTCAGCCGCTCGGGGCAGATCGACCGCGAACTGGCCGAGTGCAAGGAACTCAAGGTCGAGGCCTTCCGCCTCAAGCCCGGGGACTTCGGCGGCCCGGTCAAGTACCAGTACCGCGAGATCGGCTACCAGGTGCTCGAGCGGGTCCAGCCCGACATGACGAAGCTGCCCGCGGAGAAGGAGAGCCTCCGCACCCGGCTCCTCTACGGCAAGAAGCTCGAGATCTACAGCGCCATCATGCAGAACATCTACAAGGAGTACAAGAAGGACGGCCGGATCAAGATCAACGAGAAGCTCGTGGAGATGATGAGCGGCGAGCAGCAGGAATAA
- a CDS encoding rubrerythrin family protein, translated as MDLKGSRTEVNLMKAFAGESQARNRYNFFADKAKKEGYERIAAIFELTAEQERVHAKKFFSFLTGGMAEITAAFPAGVVGSTLENLEAAAAGEHEEHTALYPEFADVAREEGFANVAKAFDAIRVAEKFHEKRYRALADDLRQGKIFRKDEPSAWYCRKCGYIHEGPEAPDFCPACNHPKAYFELAEF; from the coding sequence ATGGACCTTAAAGGCAGCCGTACCGAAGTCAACCTGATGAAGGCGTTCGCCGGGGAGTCCCAGGCGCGCAACCGTTACAACTTCTTCGCCGACAAGGCCAAGAAGGAAGGCTACGAGCGCATCGCCGCCATCTTCGAACTCACGGCCGAGCAGGAGCGCGTCCACGCCAAGAAGTTCTTCTCTTTCCTCACCGGCGGCATGGCGGAGATCACCGCGGCTTTCCCCGCCGGCGTCGTGGGCTCGACCCTGGAGAACCTCGAGGCCGCCGCCGCGGGCGAGCACGAGGAGCACACGGCCCTCTACCCCGAGTTCGCCGACGTGGCCCGGGAGGAAGGCTTCGCCAACGTCGCCAAGGCCTTCGACGCCATCCGGGTCGCCGAGAAATTCCACGAGAAGCGCTACCGCGCCCTGGCCGACGACCTGCGGCAGGGGAAGATCTTCCGGAAGGACGAACCCTCGGCCTGGTACTGCCGGAAGTGCGGATACATCCACGAAGGGCCGGAGGCCCCCGATTTCTGCCCGGCCTGCAATCACCCCAAGGCCTATTTCGAGCTTGCGGAGTTCTAA
- a CDS encoding VWA domain-containing protein, producing MQHLRTPGLTGRTARRKPPRIRFAAVALFAAMVMAFGLAGPPPKKGKDDAPPVKSSSAVTTRSVLVSFDVNVTDRKGGLVTGLKKEHFKLTENGAEQDLSVFEPNDAPVSVVLLVEYSRSTYSILEDVRAMASFLVQSLRPDDHVALVTFGSFPQIEQDFTLDHNLAEYKVARLQFTTFPGVDLFRGLDFVLDRMAEVEGKRAIVLLATGLTSSPAGLDRFTKRAQLAGTPIFAVSMGRHEWNARDPNLSESAHAMIFQADYRLRRIAEVTNGSVYYPPTITAFPGAVKDILLRLRHRYLVAYAPPDPEDVKRKRKVTLEAFFDIDRDGEPDKLKVAVPREYTLESARQD from the coding sequence ATGCAACATCTTCGAACCCCCGGGCTCACCGGCAGAACGGCACGGCGAAAGCCGCCCCGGATCCGGTTCGCCGCCGTTGCGCTTTTCGCCGCGATGGTCATGGCCTTTGGCTTGGCCGGCCCCCCCCCGAAGAAGGGTAAAGACGACGCCCCCCCCGTCAAGTCGTCTTCGGCCGTGACCACCCGCTCCGTCCTGGTCTCCTTCGACGTCAACGTCACCGACCGGAAGGGCGGCCTGGTCACGGGGCTGAAAAAGGAGCACTTCAAGCTGACGGAGAACGGGGCCGAGCAGGATCTGTCGGTCTTCGAACCCAACGACGCCCCCGTGTCGGTGGTGCTGCTGGTGGAGTATAGCCGCTCCACCTACTCCATCCTCGAGGACGTCCGCGCCATGGCGTCCTTCCTCGTGCAGAGCCTGCGCCCCGACGACCACGTGGCGCTCGTCACCTTCGGCAGCTTCCCCCAGATCGAGCAGGACTTCACCCTGGATCACAACCTGGCCGAGTACAAGGTCGCCCGACTCCAGTTCACCACCTTCCCCGGCGTCGACCTCTTCCGGGGGCTCGACTTCGTGCTGGACCGCATGGCGGAAGTGGAGGGGAAACGGGCCATCGTCCTGCTCGCCACGGGGCTCACGTCCTCCCCGGCCGGGCTCGACCGCTTCACCAAGCGGGCCCAACTGGCCGGGACCCCCATCTTCGCCGTGTCCATGGGGCGCCACGAGTGGAATGCCCGGGACCCGAACCTCAGCGAGAGCGCCCACGCCATGATTTTCCAGGCCGACTACCGCCTCCGCCGGATCGCCGAGGTGACCAACGGCTCGGTGTACTACCCGCCCACCATCACGGCGTTCCCGGGGGCCGTCAAGGACATCCTGCTGCGGCTCCGCCACCGTTACCTCGTGGCGTACGCCCCCCCGGACCCCGAGGACGTGAAGCGCAAACGCAAGGTGACCCTGGAAGCCTTTTTCGACATCGACCGGGACGGCGAGCCCGACAAGCTGAAAGTCGCGGTGCCCCGCGAGTACACCCTCGAGAGCGCCCGACAGGACTGA